The following proteins come from a genomic window of Geomonas sp. RF6:
- a CDS encoding multiheme c-type cytochrome, which produces MKRKINGWSVLLVAVTLAATSSVAFAAKKSACITCHEKVTPGIVTQFLSGKMGQTMDCSSCHGSEHKSATDVAKAKLPTPDTCGTCHPARVKEFRQGKHALAWAAMKAMPMVTHQPAAVAGADLKGCSACHKIGDKAASELTRYGTGACDSCHTRHRFSKAEARDPRACRTCHMGFDHPQWEMWQTSKHGTVYEIEPTSGRAPTCQTCHMPDGSHGVMTAWGFLALRMPEDDKAWLNDRVTILKAIGVLDEKGNPTERFDAVKVAKVARLTKEEFARERDKMVQTCSKCHSKSYAQANLKAGDDVIREVDKIFADSIRTVNALYQDGILKKPADWKYAPDLLQFYEAKTAAEQELYLIFLEYRQRAFQGAFHQNPDYMHWYGWAKVKEAAARIKEDAERMRREHKK; this is translated from the coding sequence ATGAAAAGGAAGATCAATGGATGGTCAGTGCTTTTGGTAGCAGTGACCCTTGCCGCGACCTCATCCGTTGCATTTGCGGCAAAGAAGTCGGCATGTATCACCTGCCACGAAAAGGTGACGCCGGGGATCGTGACACAGTTTTTGTCCGGGAAGATGGGGCAGACGATGGACTGCTCCAGCTGTCATGGCTCGGAGCACAAGTCCGCCACGGACGTCGCCAAGGCGAAGCTGCCAACCCCTGATACCTGCGGCACCTGCCATCCGGCGCGCGTGAAGGAGTTCCGCCAAGGGAAGCATGCCCTGGCGTGGGCGGCGATGAAGGCGATGCCGATGGTGACCCACCAGCCAGCGGCGGTAGCAGGCGCGGATCTCAAGGGGTGCTCCGCCTGTCACAAGATCGGGGACAAGGCCGCGAGCGAACTCACCCGCTACGGCACCGGCGCCTGCGACTCGTGCCATACCCGTCACCGCTTCTCCAAGGCCGAGGCCAGGGACCCGAGGGCGTGCCGCACCTGCCACATGGGCTTTGACCATCCGCAGTGGGAGATGTGGCAGACCTCGAAGCACGGCACTGTGTACGAGATCGAGCCGACCAGCGGCCGCGCACCGACCTGCCAGACATGCCACATGCCGGACGGCAGTCACGGCGTCATGACCGCCTGGGGCTTCCTTGCTCTCAGAATGCCGGAAGACGACAAGGCGTGGCTGAACGACCGCGTAACGATTCTGAAGGCGATCGGCGTGCTGGACGAAAAGGGGAACCCGACGGAGCGCTTCGACGCGGTGAAGGTCGCGAAAGTCGCGCGTCTTACCAAGGAGGAGTTCGCGAGGGAGCGTGACAAAATGGTGCAGACATGCTCCAAGTGCCACTCCAAGTCGTACGCGCAGGCGAACCTGAAGGCGGGGGACGACGTGATACGCGAGGTGGACAAGATCTTTGCCGACTCCATCCGCACCGTCAACGCGCTCTACCAGGACGGCATCCTGAAAAAGCCCGCGGACTGGAAGTACGCGCCGGATCTCCTGCAGTTCTACGAGGCTAAGACCGCAGCGGAGCAGGAGCTCTATCTCATCTTCCTGGAGTACCGGCAGCGCGCCTTCCAGGGAGCCTTCCACCAAAACCCGGACTACATGCACTGGTACGGGTGGGCGAAGGTGAAGGAGGCAGCGGCGCGCATCAAGGAGGATGCGGAGCGGATGCGCCGCGAGCATAAAAAGTAG
- a CDS encoding cbb3-type cytochrome c oxidase subunit I translates to MIRFESQRVSLWYMRLALVLFCLQVTMGLWLSINYAFTLPQELVDVFAFSTARSIHTNVLVAWMLLGFMGGTYFILPLECDRDLYSTKIAWAQLIIFAGAAVTAVVGFLFRWTRGKPLLEIPFPLNILIVVAALLFITNVALTIMKSKERTALQWMLLGGVVSLALLYLFGIPFYQNLNTDYFYWWWVIHLWVEGSWEVVTAAIVAFIIMEVTGVDRKVVEKWLYVETALFLFTGIVGTGHHYYWIGAPDYWLWWGGVFSALEPLPIVLMVVDTWMHVRERKNPIINRLTWTYIIGLAIYHLVGAGLWGFMHTLPPINYYTHGSQITVSHGHLAFFGAYALLNLTIFYFAFPRAKNIRRYRDTAGQWGFWIMSISMFLLGLVFGIAGILQTYLERFLDIGYSTAHITMMFWFRIALIIGIIFLCGVLTTVWHLFTLKPLEEGTAE, encoded by the coding sequence ATGATCCGCTTCGAGAGTCAACGGGTTTCCCTCTGGTATATGCGCCTTGCCCTCGTCCTCTTCTGCCTGCAGGTGACGATGGGGTTGTGGCTCTCCATAAACTACGCCTTCACCCTCCCGCAGGAGCTCGTGGACGTCTTTGCCTTCAGCACGGCGCGCTCCATCCACACCAATGTGCTCGTCGCCTGGATGCTCCTCGGATTCATGGGGGGAACCTACTTCATCCTCCCCCTGGAGTGCGACCGGGACCTGTACAGCACGAAGATCGCCTGGGCGCAGCTGATCATCTTCGCCGGCGCTGCGGTGACCGCGGTGGTCGGTTTCCTCTTCCGCTGGACCCGTGGAAAGCCGCTCCTGGAAATCCCCTTTCCGCTGAACATTCTCATCGTGGTGGCGGCGCTTCTCTTCATCACCAACGTGGCGCTCACCATCATGAAGTCAAAGGAGAGGACCGCGCTGCAGTGGATGCTCCTCGGCGGCGTCGTCTCCTTGGCTCTCCTCTACCTCTTCGGAATTCCCTTCTACCAGAACCTCAACACCGACTACTTCTACTGGTGGTGGGTTATCCACCTCTGGGTGGAAGGCTCCTGGGAGGTGGTCACCGCCGCCATCGTCGCCTTCATCATCATGGAGGTGACCGGCGTCGACCGGAAGGTGGTGGAAAAATGGCTCTACGTGGAGACGGCCCTTTTCCTCTTCACCGGCATCGTCGGTACGGGGCACCACTACTACTGGATCGGCGCCCCCGACTACTGGCTCTGGTGGGGGGGCGTTTTCAGCGCGTTGGAGCCGCTCCCCATCGTCCTCATGGTGGTGGATACCTGGATGCACGTGCGCGAGAGGAAAAACCCCATCATCAACCGGCTCACCTGGACCTACATCATCGGGCTCGCCATCTACCACCTCGTGGGGGCCGGGCTATGGGGATTCATGCACACCCTACCGCCGATAAACTATTACACCCATGGCAGCCAGATCACCGTTTCCCATGGCCACCTCGCCTTCTTCGGGGCGTACGCGTTGCTGAACCTCACCATCTTCTACTTCGCCTTCCCCCGTGCGAAGAACATACGCAGGTACCGGGACACCGCGGGGCAGTGGGGCTTCTGGATCATGTCGATCAGCATGTTCCTTCTGGGGCTCGTCTTCGGCATCGCCGGGATCTTGCAGACCTACCTGGAGCGATTCCTCGACATCGGATACAGCACAGCGCACATAACCATGATGTTCTGGTTCAGGATCGCGCTCATCATCGGGATAATCTTTTTGTGCGGCGTCCTTACCACGGTATGGCATCTCTTCACCCTGAAGCCGCTGGAGGAAGGGACGGCGGAGTAG
- a CDS encoding c-type cytochrome has protein sequence MTGKGARLIFWIGTLSSAAIFLWMTYDFHRQTPKYTKVDQLTSEVVAGKKVWHKYNCNDCHTILGFGGYYAPDMTKSFYRLGENNLVTIIRNPEVVYAKSFRKMPHLGVSEGEARQLVAFLKWTGTIDNRHWPPQDEKFVKAYQEREKRVHKLDIVDIAVGACGGCHSFENRGRNVAGDFNDIAKRITYDKGTLVRYILNPQSVRPGIAMPPQNVDRETAEEIADFILALKVHKEVRR, from the coding sequence ATGACGGGCAAAGGAGCGAGGCTTATCTTCTGGATAGGAACCCTCTCGTCTGCGGCCATTTTCCTGTGGATGACCTACGACTTTCACCGACAGACGCCGAAGTACACAAAGGTCGACCAGCTAACGAGCGAGGTCGTGGCCGGAAAGAAAGTCTGGCACAAGTACAACTGCAACGACTGCCATACCATTCTCGGCTTCGGCGGCTACTATGCGCCTGACATGACAAAGTCCTTTTACCGGCTCGGCGAGAACAACCTGGTCACCATCATCAGGAACCCCGAAGTCGTCTACGCCAAGTCATTCAGGAAAATGCCGCACTTGGGCGTGAGCGAAGGGGAGGCGCGGCAACTGGTGGCCTTTCTCAAGTGGACAGGGACGATCGACAATCGCCACTGGCCACCGCAGGACGAGAAGTTCGTGAAGGCGTACCAGGAGCGGGAGAAGCGCGTCCACAAGCTGGACATCGTCGATATCGCCGTCGGCGCCTGCGGCGGCTGCCACAGCTTCGAAAACCGTGGCCGCAATGTCGCCGGGGACTTCAACGACATCGCCAAACGCATCACCTACGACAAGGGGACGCTGGTGCGCTACATCCTCAACCCCCAGTCGGTGCGGCCTGGGATCGCCATGCCGCCGCAAAATGTGGACAGGGAGACTGCGGAAGAGATAGCTGATTTCATCCTCGCTCTCAAAGTTCACAAGGAGGTGCGCCGATGA
- a CDS encoding response regulator has product MAIKVLLVDDHRLVREGVRRILEGEPSIEVVGEADTGRLAVSMAKELGSGVVLMDLSMPDMNGIDAIRQISADAPDVRCVVLSMHSTPRFVTEAIGAGAKGYLLKDSAGKELMEAIRAVARDTVYLSPAIAGVIVHDYHRRFSSAAPVEEPVISARERQVLQAYAEGKNTKEIAYHLGLSIKTIESHRAQIMKKLGLRTVADMVRYAIREGIISL; this is encoded by the coding sequence ATGGCCATCAAGGTGCTGCTTGTCGACGACCACAGACTGGTCAGGGAAGGGGTTAGAAGAATACTCGAGGGTGAGCCCTCCATCGAGGTCGTCGGTGAGGCCGACACTGGACGTCTCGCCGTCAGCATGGCAAAGGAGCTCGGCTCGGGAGTCGTCCTCATGGATCTCTCCATGCCCGATATGAACGGCATAGACGCTATTCGCCAGATCTCCGCCGACGCTCCCGACGTCCGCTGCGTCGTCCTCTCCATGCACTCCACACCGCGCTTTGTCACGGAGGCAATCGGCGCCGGGGCGAAGGGGTATCTCCTGAAGGACTCGGCGGGAAAGGAGCTGATGGAGGCGATACGCGCCGTCGCTCGCGACACCGTCTACTTGAGCCCCGCCATCGCCGGTGTCATCGTCCATGACTATCATCGGCGCTTCTCCAGCGCGGCGCCGGTGGAGGAGCCGGTCATCTCGGCCAGAGAGCGGCAGGTACTCCAGGCGTACGCGGAAGGGAAGAACACGAAGGAGATAGCCTACCACCTCGGGCTCAGCATCAAGACGATCGAGTCGCACCGCGCTCAGATCATGAAAAAGCTTGGGCTACGCACGGTAGCAGACATGGTCAGATACGCCATCCGCGAAGGAATCATCTCCCTCTAA